A window from Kovacikia minuta CCNUW1 encodes these proteins:
- a CDS encoding glycosyltransferase family 4 protein, with amino-acid sequence MNTPTRVLSIAEGYLGHRTYGDLMRNYFNQSPNCQTDFYWYNEERELPARIINRFLSLQIPNPWIQTQNLDLHWFRIQLGFAYLAKRLAVRKLKQFEYTALHFHTQILGFLSLDLMKSIPTIVSLDMTAAQASRLKTTPSWRWTYTPNLYLEQKVYETAASVVAFSEAAQRSVIEDYNIEANKVQVVYPGVNLDRIQAVEKPSSRVSQPCQILFVGGDFERKGGPDLLAVFLENFTEQAELHLVTQAAIACSHPRVHIYPNIRAYTPEWLALYHQADVFVMPTYAEPFGWVFIEAMAAGLPIIATQLSAIPEMVSHGETGLLIQPGDRVALAHSIQTLLQNPTLRRQMGDRGRKVVEQKFDAQKNFHTLESLFIEVADKPHHQPFAPALTSKGALSLKS; translated from the coding sequence ATGAATACTCCCACCCGAGTTCTTTCCATTGCCGAAGGCTATTTAGGTCACCGAACCTACGGTGATCTAATGAGAAATTATTTTAATCAATCACCCAACTGTCAAACAGATTTTTATTGGTACAACGAAGAACGGGAACTACCCGCGCGAATCATCAACCGATTCCTCAGTTTACAGATTCCCAATCCCTGGATTCAAACTCAAAATTTGGATTTGCACTGGTTTCGCATCCAACTCGGCTTCGCCTACTTAGCAAAACGGTTGGCAGTCCGCAAATTAAAGCAATTCGAATATACGGCTCTGCATTTTCATACCCAAATTTTGGGGTTTCTGTCCTTAGATTTAATGAAGTCTATTCCGACGATCGTCAGTTTAGATATGACGGCAGCGCAGGCATCTCGCCTCAAAACAACCCCTTCCTGGCGCTGGACCTATACTCCAAATTTGTATCTGGAACAAAAGGTTTATGAGACGGCTGCAAGTGTGGTGGCATTCTCGGAAGCCGCACAGCGATCGGTAATTGAGGACTACAACATCGAGGCAAATAAAGTGCAGGTGGTTTATCCCGGTGTAAATTTGGATCGAATCCAAGCTGTAGAAAAGCCCTCCAGCCGTGTTTCCCAGCCCTGCCAGATTCTGTTTGTGGGGGGGGATTTTGAACGGAAAGGCGGACCCGATTTGCTCGCTGTGTTTCTGGAAAACTTCACCGAACAGGCGGAACTTCATCTGGTCACCCAGGCTGCGATCGCCTGCTCCCATCCCAGAGTTCACATTTACCCGAACATTCGCGCCTATACACCTGAATGGTTAGCGCTCTACCATCAAGCCGATGTGTTTGTCATGCCAACCTATGCCGAACCCTTTGGTTGGGTATTTATTGAAGCGATGGCGGCAGGCTTACCTATCATCGCAACCCAACTTAGCGCAATTCCCGAAATGGTGAGTCATGGCGAAACGGGTTTATTGATCCAACCGGGCGATCGCGTCGCGCTGGCTCACAGCATCCAAACCCTCCTACAAAACCCTACCCTTAGACGCCAAATGGGCGATCGGGGACGAAAAGTAGTCGAGCAAAAATTTGATGCTCAAAAAAACTTCCACACCCTGGAATCCCTCTTCATTGAAGTTGCAGACAAACCCCATCATCAGCCGTTTGCACCAGCGCTGACAAGTAAGGGAGCCTTGAGTCTTAAGTCTTAA
- a CDS encoding ATP-binding cassette domain-containing protein yields MPAKPKSWKLPGLPMPWNSFWKCPMVWIPKWAIGECGFRGGQRQRIAIARALLRNPEILILDEATSALDSVSERLIQESLETLAEGRTVIAIAHRLSTIVRADKVVVMEQGRIVEQGTYHELLEQRGKLWKYHQMQHEFDSVQKTTTTEGNS; encoded by the coding sequence ATGCCAGCGAAGCCGAAATCCTGGAAGTTGCCCGGCTTGCCAATGCCCTGGAATTCATTCTGGAAATGCCCGATGGTCTGGATACCCAAATGGGCGATCGGGGAGTGCGGCTTTCGCGGTGGGCAACGCCAGCGAATTGCGATCGCCCGTGCCCTGTTGCGCAACCCGGAAATTCTGATTCTGGACGAGGCAACCAGTGCCTTAGATTCCGTGTCGGAGCGATTAATCCAGGAATCCCTGGAAACATTGGCGGAAGGTCGAACCGTAATTGCGATCGCCCATCGGTTGTCTACGATCGTGCGGGCAGACAAAGTTGTGGTCATGGAACAGGGGCGAATTGTAGAACAGGGAACCTATCACGAATTACTGGAACAGCGTGGCAAACTCTGGAAATATCACCAGATGCAGCATGAATTTGATTCAGTTCAAAAAACAACCACAACTGAAGGGAATAGCTGA
- a CDS encoding glycosyltransferase has translation MGNQVRSLNNSVLDSPSNLDRWALSQPEPTRKKVLLHLHTPPIPTDGGDKRRLLGTLQYFRDRQPFFSVDVVVHNGFRNPVWTPEKKQEILQFVDRIFVYEGERNFWDFVYSRSQSFYYQTLLNQQLPIDSDYYTPPGYVRFVRSLLTQQTYDYFWINYLEYAHLAVQSKAARTQFIIDIHDIACQGRLARKNVYPLKGRTFDYGANFAREVALLNQFDAVVVNSQQEMIILEDQLPTQKLRFVPHLVEGSADSTQFPPYQNRKFEYDLLFVGTGLGPNVEGLQFFLDQIFPKIIRQKPDVKFAIAGTVSQSVQIDSVLAPHMTCLGFVSNLSEIYLKSRIMICPLLSGAGTKVKLQEAMAHAIPIVTTTTGASGMSLIDGINALITDEPDRYADQILRLLNEPELAQLLSQRIDTTFQHHYSNRAVYSTIDQLFQIPS, from the coding sequence ATGGGAAACCAAGTTAGGAGCTTAAACAACTCTGTTCTAGATTCCCCAAGCAATCTAGATCGTTGGGCACTATCCCAACCTGAACCAACTCGAAAAAAAGTTCTACTGCACCTGCATACGCCTCCCATTCCAACCGATGGTGGTGACAAACGCAGGTTGTTGGGAACCTTACAGTATTTCCGCGATCGTCAGCCCTTTTTTAGTGTCGATGTCGTCGTCCATAATGGTTTCAGGAACCCGGTTTGGACCCCGGAGAAAAAGCAAGAGATCCTCCAATTTGTTGATCGAATTTTTGTTTATGAGGGTGAACGCAATTTTTGGGACTTTGTTTACTCCCGCAGTCAAAGTTTTTATTATCAAACACTTCTGAATCAACAGTTACCGATCGACTCCGATTACTATACCCCCCCAGGGTATGTCCGGTTTGTGCGATCGCTGCTGACTCAGCAAACCTACGATTATTTCTGGATCAACTATCTGGAATATGCCCATTTAGCGGTTCAATCCAAAGCTGCCAGAACTCAGTTCATCATCGATATTCACGATATTGCCTGCCAGGGACGGTTAGCCAGAAAGAATGTCTATCCCTTGAAAGGGCGAACGTTTGACTATGGGGCAAATTTTGCCAGGGAAGTAGCGCTGCTGAATCAATTTGATGCTGTCGTAGTCAACTCACAACAGGAAATGATCATTCTGGAAGATCAACTTCCCACCCAAAAGCTGCGGTTCGTTCCCCATCTGGTTGAAGGTTCTGCCGATTCTACTCAATTTCCCCCCTATCAAAACCGGAAATTTGAGTACGATTTGCTATTTGTTGGGACTGGTTTAGGACCCAATGTTGAAGGGCTACAGTTCTTTCTGGATCAGATTTTCCCAAAAATTATTCGTCAAAAACCAGATGTTAAATTTGCGATCGCGGGCACCGTTTCCCAATCCGTCCAGATTGATTCTGTTCTTGCTCCTCACATGACTTGTTTAGGCTTCGTTTCCAACCTTTCAGAAATTTATCTGAAATCGAGAATCATGATTTGTCCACTGTTGAGCGGTGCTGGAACCAAAGTCAAATTACAGGAAGCAATGGCACACGCGATACCAATTGTGACAACCACAACTGGAGCCTCTGGGATGAGCTTGATTGATGGTATCAATGCATTGATTACGGATGAACCCGATCGTTATGCTGATCAGATTCTCCGCTTACTCAACGAACCTGAACTGGCGCAATTACTTTCCCAACGAATTGATACAACATTTCAACACCATTATTCCAACCGTGCGGTTTACTCAACGATCGATCAATTATTTCAGATTCCCTCCTAA
- a CDS encoding glycosyltransferase, giving the protein MSSSRFTFCIPNLNKMRYLPACIASVLAQDYQDWRCVFVDGYSTDGSWEYMQQFADDRRFLLLRGLRQGMYADWNECLRHVETDYFYFLTSDDTCFPTLASTTIAALDAHPNLAVCHFKFAWIDEAGVITRSPETITQVHFDLYQAVNQSAHVRSGLCEFFMHFLYRNLYMTITALVFRRSVIDQLKGFTSLYGAVGDYDWTMRLGLTTDVLYLPELLATWRVYEGQATDDCTSPQVTEKLLTIAQTNLDRLVQSQPMYPLKRPINRNQMLSDLRNEHAAALYKQVRRSKSIPEIQKNLYPALKQCPLYPVKKLLRRLSGNRLYSYQPEKAAIAHQWIEQYGLDFVKPRSPDSLRIRGSEQPIAPV; this is encoded by the coding sequence ATGAGTAGCTCCAGATTCACATTTTGCATCCCCAACCTCAACAAAATGAGGTATCTGCCAGCCTGTATCGCAAGTGTTCTGGCTCAGGATTATCAGGACTGGCGATGTGTGTTCGTTGATGGCTACTCCACCGATGGAAGCTGGGAATACATGCAGCAATTTGCGGACGATCGCCGTTTCCTGCTGCTTCGCGGGTTGCGCCAGGGAATGTATGCCGATTGGAATGAATGTCTGCGGCATGTGGAAACGGATTACTTCTATTTTCTGACCAGCGACGATACCTGTTTCCCCACCCTGGCATCAACGACGATCGCTGCCCTGGATGCCCATCCCAATTTAGCCGTCTGCCACTTCAAATTTGCCTGGATTGATGAAGCAGGGGTGATCACCCGTTCCCCAGAAACCATTACTCAAGTCCACTTTGACCTGTATCAAGCGGTTAATCAATCCGCCCATGTTCGCTCTGGTCTGTGCGAATTTTTTATGCATTTCCTCTATCGCAACCTTTACATGACGATCACGGCTCTGGTGTTTCGCCGGAGCGTGATTGACCAGCTCAAGGGGTTCACCAGTCTTTATGGAGCGGTGGGAGATTATGATTGGACGATGCGGCTGGGATTGACCACAGATGTGCTTTATTTACCAGAATTGCTGGCAACCTGGCGCGTGTATGAGGGGCAGGCAACGGATGATTGCACATCCCCTCAAGTCACTGAGAAATTATTGACGATCGCCCAAACCAACCTCGATCGCTTAGTTCAATCTCAACCGATGTACCCGCTCAAACGACCTATTAATCGAAACCAGATGCTATCCGATTTACGGAACGAACATGCGGCTGCTCTGTATAAACAAGTCCGTCGATCAAAATCAATCCCTGAAATTCAAAAAAACCTTTATCCAGCACTGAAACAATGCCCCCTTTATCCTGTTAAAAAACTATTGCGTCGGTTGAGTGGCAATCGGTTGTATTCCTATCAGCCTGAGAAAGCAGCGATTGCCCACCAATGGATCGAGCAGTACGGTTTAGACTTCGTGAAGCCAAGATCCCCGGATTCTTTGAGAATTCGGGGATCTGAACAGCCAATTGCACCTGTTTAA